The Ricinus communis isolate WT05 ecotype wild-type chromosome 8, ASM1957865v1, whole genome shotgun sequence sequence AGTTAAGAATTTTGCACCAACTCGGGCTCATGAAGCATAGCTTCTACAACtcacatattcttttattatatccTTGATTTTATGctttgtctcaatttatttaaagttcATTTGCATAAATCTCGACAAACCGGGAGCAGTTATTAGCACCCATCTTCTAGATTTAGATATCGAGGGGATTATGgaaaatcctatgatgaaagttactacctttCTCAAGTATCGAAAGATTGAAGGCATGCCAAACAAAGTTAGGGTCGAGAATAATTGAACCAAGATTATTTTGCTAGAATTAACTTGAACCTAATTAGtggaaaaattaagtttgaagggTGAAATGATAGTTTTTTcaagtttagggactaaattgctaatatttttcaaacttGTTGCTACCAATTGGCTTTACGTAAAATCGAATCGGCTCAACATAGATCCGGTCGGTATAGCATAGAGCCGAATCAGCTCTGTGcaaagccaatcggctctacacaatGCGGATTCGCTATTTTTCGAGATTTGACATTGTTTTTCATACTTTTTAAACTTAAAACACTGAAATTGATGAAAAGAAGTTTCTAAAAGtgatttttgataattattatttttttagtgatagttatttaaataaaaaaaatttattttattttattagatattaatctaataaaagagaaaggtaatcgataatttttattttaaataattaacacttATCTACTATATCTAGGGTTTCCTAACCCTACTGCTATAAATAGAACAATATGCCCTAGGTCTAGAGTTAGCTACATTAACTAAGCAACCAGACCTCCATTAGTTTAGACATTCATTTAAGTAGAGAGTTTTAGAAAATAGAGAGAGAAGTCATAAAGAAAGAGCTTTGAATTACAAAAGTTTTTCTTTAGAACGAAAGAAGATTTTCTCAACTCTAGACAGAAGTGGATTCTCATTTAATCTTCAATTCAACCGCCTCATCATCTAGAGACTCGCAGATCAGCAAACTGcagtgacaacttgagggttctAAAATCCAGCATCATCAGTATcttcttcccttttctttaattttatcattttagaaACATGTCAGGAttgatttcaaatattttatatgatttatgtGATCAGATAGGgttattaatagttttatatgtttctgtaatatttatgcatattgggctttgaatatgataatatgaatatattaggttttgaatctgataatgtGTTTTCTATTAggttttgaatctaataattaGAATAGTTAAGGTgatatattagatttattcttttgattatatgatcatatttaatttctagggttgcataattaaaatctaagaTATGTcatgtgaagttttattttcctttcattagtttttttttattttctaatatttgtattatttctataatttatggcataatttgttttgttttgttatgacttttactttatattttcgagttttaattatgtttttatcTCTTATGCATGTTAAATCGGCTTATAGGCTATGAAGgataaaaaaattgcaaaactGATCATAATCAAGTTATAGCCGATTCGGCTCTGCGCTAAGTCGATCGACTCTGTGATGTTATCAATCGACTGTGCGCTAAGCCAAATCGGCTCTATGATGTCATTGATCGACTGGTCATCCTAAATTGCCCTAGTTCGCGGATCTTTAAGCCCTTTTATTGATCTTTTGctaattttaacttattttagtcatttttcttaagtatattagttgtaggaagagttgtaataattagatttactgctttctttattttattttattactttattttggcaatgataaataattgttatataaCTATTAACTAAAATTGGATATCTAGACTTAGGTCCTAAAACTTGGACTTTGGTATGCAATTTATAGTTCATTAGGTTAACATATTGGTAAGTTTtgacttaaattaaaatccaaataGACATAGTGAGCTTTGTCATGTTTAGTTAAATAATCAATTCATTTAGAATAGGATCACTGAATCAAGTATTGGCATGTAAGATATAGCCCATTTAGGTTAAAAACTTGGCAATTAAAGCATagtttatttgatatatatccAAACTCAATTACAGTTGCACCCCTCTACAAAATATTTCAAGCCTAACATCACACATTGTTCaaacttcaaataaaaaagagatgatttttttaattatattgttagTAAATATTCGTAACTCTGCTGCTATAAATAGAACAATATACTCTAGGTCTAGGGTTAGCTACATTAATTAAGCAACCAGACCTCCATTAATTTAGACATTCATTTAAGTATAGAGTTTTAGAAAACAGAGAGAGAAGTCATTAAGAAAGAGCTTTGAATTAGGaaagtttttctttataacGAAAGAAGATTTCCTCAACCCTAGGCAACAGTGGACTCTCATCCGATCTTCAATTCAACCACCTCATTATCTTTAGAGACTCCCAAATCAGCAAACTAtagtgacaacttgagggttctAAAATtcagcatcatcatcatcttcttcccttttctttaattttatgattttaaaaacatgttaggattgattcaaatattttatatgatttatgtGATCAAATCTAGGgttattaatagttttatatgtTTCTGTAATATTTATGCatgttggattttgaatatgataatatgaacatattaggttttgaatatgataatatgtttTCTATTAGGTTTTGAATCTAATGATTGGAATAATTAGGGTgatatattagatttattcttttaattatatgatcaTATTGAATTTCTAGGGTTGTATGATTGAAATCTAAGATATGCcatgtgaagttttatttgtcttctattttttttttctaggatttgtattatttttatgatttctagcaataatttgatttcttttattatgacTTTTActtcatattttttagttttaatcatGTTTTTATCTCTTGTACATGTTAAATCGGCTTTTGAGCGAGGgaggataaaaaaatttgcaaAACTGACCATAATCAAGCTCTAGAGCTTAATCGGCTCTGTGATACCATTAATCGGTTGTTTGTCCTAAATTGCCCTAGTTAGCGGATTTTTGAACCCTTTTGCTGATTTTTGctaattttaacttattttagtcatttttcttaagtttACTAGTTGTAGGAAGTgttgtaataattagatttactgctttctttatcttattttattttattgctttatttTGACAATGGCaaataattgttatataaCTGTTAACTAAAATTGGATATCTAGACTTGGGTCCTAAAACTTGGACTTTGGTATGCAATTTATAGTTCATTAGGTTAacatattgataatttttggcttaaattaaaatccaaataGACGTAGCGAGCTTTATCatgtttagttaattaatcaaCTCACTTAGAATAGGATCACTGAATCAAGTATTGGCATGTAAGATGCAGCCCATTTAGGTTAAAAACTCAGtaattaaagcataatttgtaattgggAGAAACTAGATGGGCCTCCTGGTACATAATTGAATAGTTAATTTAGGCTAAcaatataattgaaaattagGCTAGATTTAAGTGGACATTATATGTTGTAGTACTTGAtgtgtaataatatatttgttgCATTTAATAGGGAATAacctattaaataataaagttaaagacaaagatacacaactaaggaagttggctttcggATCGATCTCTAAATTTGTGAAGTAaacttccttatggaatctagaaatgtcactcattagtaaaagtgcgCCGGCAATTTACTCGGGTGGCAATTCCCATCTCTGCGCTAGTCTCTGTGACTAATTAACGTGttccaaatcaaattaaaaagtcTTGCAGTGCTGTAGTCGCTACAGACATTTAGGTGCGTGTTCGAAATTGCCACCCACATAAAGATAATgataattagtaattattatattattgtttcTGCTTCAATTTGTTTAAAGTGtgtaataaagtaaaattaattaaatatagtatttttaattaagttataacGATTATAGTGTTGaatgtttatttaataattaccTAAtagtttttgaaaataataatgtctTACTTTTAGGAGtcacaaaattataatataatttttaaagatattaatattttattttcaaaaaaacaTTTTgagaatattttcttaaaaaattgaaaaattaactaattttttttaaaataacttatttatttatagaatatatattgtgagttattaaaataaatatgtaatttaattgaaatccatgttattatactttttaaagtataataaaagaataataataaagtgaTCACAAACAATATGTATTACACTCTAAAAAGTGTAATACCATCTCGGATACCTAATGAAGGAAAGTGGTATAGTGGATGGAGTTATTGTTGCTCAATTAAGAAATGGTTTCTATAAGATGCTgctattttagtaatttattaattacattagaaatataataaataaataactttttagtATAAGGATTAATTGtctattataattattctttttgatgattaagaatattaattaggTACAAAATCATGTATTTCCTATTAAATTCtttcatataattttcatatatatgtgcaatataataatataatattacacGAATAAATGCATGTATCACTCTATAAAAACctttacaattaattaatcatcTCCCTTGtgaataaataatcaaatcttatacaagggaaagaaaaacattttaCAATGTCAGTTTTTATAATAGATTCAAAGGATTAAAATGAATTACTAGTATATAATAACATTAGTATATGATAGAGTTGAAGATTGCGATTATGAAGGGCCACTAATTATTGTCGGCCATATATgtaaaagaagatttttctttttactttttctttttcttttttgggaaAAAGGCAGAAGATTTTGAAGATGTGTTAAGACTGAATgcaagtaataataataagtttttctgataaaaaagaaaaagatttgaaattgagttaataattatgtaatcAAAATCTGGGAActtaatttgtttgtttaatgaaaatatgtCAGTCAAACAGTGGTCTAATAGTAATAATCATATCACTTGGAGCAATTggaagaaatttaaatttgatccTCTTAGGGACGGCCTACGTAATTTAGCCCAACATCTCACTAACTGCACCAACGACTTGCTGCCACCTGTATGAAAAACCTTTGTAAATATGCTCTGGTTTTATACATTTGTTGTTTTGGTCTATTATCTTTCCAATTTGTTTGATATCTATCCGAACTCAATTACAGTTTTACCCCTGTACAAAATATTTCAAGCCTAACATCACACATTGTTCaaacttcaaataaaaaagagatgttttttctttataattatattgttagtaaatatttaatatctttttattatatataatataaaatgcgAAATTCAGTAGCCACCCACATACTTTACTGTCATCTTTTGCATAATGAAATCTTATGCGAAACAAAAAGAGACGAAAATCCAATTATATCGATGCTCAGAACTAAGAGATTATCTTTTCAACTAAAGCAGGAAAAAGTAGCCATATAATTGAATATCTATCCCACTCTGCATCAtgctttttgtttgtttgtttgtttgtggTGTGTGTAAGCCAGACAATGAATCCTgatttcttgattttctttttattggaaTAGCAACAACAACACGACAAGATGGAACCTCGACCATGTCTTTCTAAACTCCTCGTCCAGCCTTTGTGTCAGCAGCATCTTTCTATCATCTCAAGGACACTATTAGCCATCAATTCCCATGATATTATTCATCGCCTCTTTTCCTTCAGTAACCCGAAATACCCAACAATTACATAGAAAAACTAAATGAAAGACCTCTTGATGCGAATGTAGAGTGCTACTTTCAGCAATTAAGTCCGAATAAAGTCCTGAAATAAAATCACTCCAGTAGCATTATAAATGAAGCACGCAAAGAAATTATTTGATGACTGTAAGATGGTCAGTTTGATAAACTCAGAAAATACGACAAATGGATGAATAGGCTGTATTGTAGTTTGGAATATTCTGCTCGGGCAGTGTCAATCTTCTATGCAGACATTGCGTGCATGGGCAATTTTATTCCACTCCTCGCCCTGATGATCTTTTATCTTTGATGCTATCATTGGCATTTTTGCTAGTTTTACTTCTCGGAGAGTACTAACAAGCCGTAGGCCAGCAGAAATCATCTTTAGATTGCTACAGGATTCAATCTCCAAGTCTTTCAGGCTAGGCAGTGCTCCTTCCTCTACATTCCATTCCTCTAGTTGCATCAGCTTCTTGAATTTAAGGACTTCAAGCTTAGGAAATCCTCCGAATCTGCAAAGCATTCTCTTTCCTATAAATGATCCCAACAACAATATCACGATTTTTAGATTAGGAAGCTTGTCCAATGCTTGCATTGGGTCCTCTACCAGTCCAGATGCTGACAAGGTGAGCTCAATAAGATTCTTGGGGAACTCAGATATCAGATGTTGATTCTTTAGCTTTCCTGCCAAATAGATACTGCATAGATCAACATGGCCTGACAAAGAATCCAAGTGCAGATTCCATGGTTTATTTGATTCGTCAAATGATTTCAATCTCAAGGATTGAAGGCCTTTAAGGCTTAAAATCCAATTCGCGATGGCATCCAGCTGTGAGGACATGGCTTCCGTTTTGGGTGGTACAGATATCCTACATTTCAATCCTAATTTCTTGATATTCAATAGTGTATCCAAGCCATTTTTCACTGGACTCTCCTCATCTAGACACGCACCCCACAGTGTTTGGAGATCCACTAAAGTGCTGCTTTTTGGTCGAGGCAGGAACATGCTCCGCGAACTGTCGTCAAGGAACAAATGCCGCAGCTTCTTCATCTTCCAGATTGAACTGGGAATAGTGTTGATGTGGGTACGTTTTAAATCCAGAGTCTGGAGGTTCAGTAGTTTGTAAATGAAGAAGGGAAGAATAACCAAGTAGGTTGATCTCAAGCCAAAGTACCTCAACCGAATGAGTTGACCTATTGCTTTCGGCAATTTTGGCTTGTATACACGTTCAAGATCCAACACCCAGAGAAAATGGAAGGACTGGGTGCAGATGCATCGATCAAGAAAATTCCCTAAATCTTCTCCAGCTTTAATTCCTTCTCTATTGTCAAAAGACAGAAAAGAGATGACATCTCTGTAACGGGAGTAACGAGAAGAATTATTACCTTTACCATGGATATCATTATAGCTAGGATCCTCTGGGTCAAGATGATCAGCCAGACGACGTATTATACCTCTACTGTCACTTGAGCTGCTGCTACTGTTGTCTGGAATAAAACTAGCTTCCTTGGCTTTGGACAGCCAGTGTACTCGCAGAGAATGAGGCAGGCGGCATGTCTTAATTTTTCCATTAAGCTTCTTCTTTGCCACTTGTATAACGTTCTGGTCTACTAGCTCCATTAAGCATTTCTCTGAAACAGATTCCGGAGATTCTTTATCACCCTTTTGACGGCCTAAACCCTCTGCAACCCACAAGGCAATCAATCTTCTTTCTGGAATCTCCAAATCTTGAGGGAAtaatccaaaataaaagagaCATCTCCTCAGGTATAGTGGCAATTCCTTATTAATCTTGCATAGAGCTCCTTTCCAAGGTTCTTTATCATGACTGAGCTGCTCAAGCACACTTGACCACTCTTCAAGAGTTGCATCTTTCTCTGATAGTTGACCTGCAAGCTTCTGTATAATGGTTGGTAGGCCTCCACATCTTCTTAGGATTTGTCTTTTCAGTTTTAGCAGGTCTGGATGAATGCTCATCTTGAGACTACGAGTAAACAGTACCCAGCTCTCATCATCATTTCTTAAGTGCAGTCTGTAAATGAAATTTCTTTCACTCACCTCTGGAGTCCGTCTTTGTCCTggaaaaaagaagtttgtCTCGTAAGTAATGAATACAACTCTGGTTCCATTGGATAAGCCATCAAATGCTTCACGAATATCATCCCATAAATTTGTCGAATATACTTTATCAATAATGATGAGATACTTCTTCGCCTTGAACATCTGGTTTAGAAGATGCAAATAACCATTCCGATAACGGTGATAGTAACCAATGTCAATTTTCTCCCCCACAATCTGTTCTATGAGATCATTAAAAAGTGGCCTAGGAACCCAAGCACGGTGGGGAAAGTGATTTCTTGTGGCAGGATGTTCGTACACAAGCTTTGCAACTTCTTTCTGACCAATGCCTTCAATGCCCACAATTGAAATAGTATGGCAATTTGGGTCATCCTTGAGTAACATCTCCATGATATCATCCGCATCCTGTTCAAAGCCAGTGATATCTACTTGTTCATCATCACCTAAAGATGTCATTGTTGACACAATAGTAGTATCATCGGAGCTGGACATTGTAGAATGTTGAGTTTGTTCCTTTTGAAAAGAAGGCAGCAGAGGCTTTGTAATTTGATCTCCCtgtaaatttgaaaccaattgGCCCAGACATTTCAGTTGAGTTTGCTCTGGAAGTTTCACGTCTTCCTCGTTGTCATCAAAGTCCTCATCgcttaaagaagaaaaaacatcATTACCAGAAGAAGACCCTGATGCTGCAAAAGTTGATGATTCTGTGTCTGCCCTGCTATCAGATCCAGCAATGCACGGAGGAGGAGGGGGCGGTGGCGATTTGTTAATTGGACGTCTTGGAGCAAATTGCCTAGGAAAGGTTGGTTTAGCACTAGCAATAAGGTCTTCATCGCTACGGGATCTTATTATATCTTCCAATCTACTATTGATTCTGTCCACTTCCTGGCCAAGCTTTTTTTGAGAGTTGAAGTTGTCGAATGCAGAAACTacattcaaaaaattatgCCCTTTCCAACTCTTGCTCAGATCTTTTCTTCCACACATGAATAAACTAATAACATCCTCAGCTGAGCGAGAAACATCACAGATCTTTTCCACCCAACTCATTCCATGTTCGCTCAATTCTTTGGATTCCAAATAATTAAGACAAACTTGCAAAACAGTAAAGTTATCTCTTAATTTTCTGGCCTTTTTTCTCACTGCAGGACTAACATCTCTCTGATTAGACAAGGCTATAGTTTTCTCTAAAACAGGAGAAATGATGGTCTCACTAGATTCCAATTCCTTGGGCAAGGAACCCCTCCATGACCCACCGCCTCTAAGTGTTCTTCTTGATGAAAAGATTTCATAACGGATCTCATCTAACTTCCCCTTAAGCTTATATTGATGAATCAAATCATTCAATGCTAAAGCACAATGAATAAGAAATATTCCCCGTTCAAAGCTCGCTTGGACATCGCCCGACCTTTGATTGAAACCGAAAACGactaaaaataaaggaaatatttctatatatgcCCTTTTTTCATCTGCAAGTGTTGCTAAGACATCAATGACTTCTTCAATGTCGCGAACAATATCCCCAAAGTTCTtgagataaaatatatagtcTCCTGCAGCTACTTCTCTCAGTTTGCTTTCAATGAGTTCCAGCTGATCTTCAAAGCCAAGTAAGGGAACTGATTCATGAATGAGTAGATTGGAGAGCTTACCTAGAACAGCTAAGGAATTGCGGTCTTCTAGACCAATATATAGGCCAGCCACATCCATGAAACGTCTCTTCTGctatttgctatgttggtatTGAAAGGAGAATGAAAAAGATTCAAGTCAAGGTTAATTCTTTGGCTTCAGGAAGATATTCTTTGACAAGGGAAGGAGGTATACAGTAAGAAACGAAGTAGAAAATCGTTGGTCAAATTAAGGCAAAAAGATCAAACTTGCATAGTTCCATTGCCACTTGATTCATCATGTGCATGATCTTGAAACCAGCAACAATAAGGAAGAGATTAGTTCACAGTGGCTCATTGCGATAATAGTCCAAAGCGCTttcttggttttcttttttttttttttattattctaatcAGAAATAGCAGCCCACTTGGTTTCGTTGTCGCCCATTGTTACCTTACTGTCAAACAAAGCATTCAAATATCtgtatgtattatttttaatgctgTTTTTCTTTGACCACGGGTAAACATTGTTTCTTGAGCTATTAGTACCATATACAATAGATCTATATGAACAAgattttttaatgtaataaacttgtttctattattttaatattaaattccgattaaattatattgacaatgtaataaaaaaagatatcaaatatttaatttataattaaatagttattaaattttaattttaataacaccaatagatttttttggtacatttaaaagataaattacgTATATGTTCATCAGATTTCACGCTTTGTAACAAAAATGTACTAAAACctttgatttattaaaaaaaacactatttatgtatcttttaaaattaaaattttaatacctttttattataaagtgTAAAATTTAGCGACCGTTTAtaggatttttttattatactgataaaaaaaacttatcgatgttattaaaaataaaatttagtaactatttatatagttacaaattgaaaatttaataccttttattataatacaaatataatttgtCAGTTAAAAGTATACTTTGTTTGAATACCAATCAAAGTgagtagaaaaagaaaggtggGATGtatacaagaaaagaaaaggtaacCTCCTTTTTCACTTTGTAAAAAGATTTAAGAAGCATCAATGCATTTAACAGGTTGTAATGTCTATAACGGATAAGAACACATCGGATAGGATACCAATAATTatataacacttttattaTATCCTAATTGAAATAGTTGTATTAATGTGTCTAATCATATCATAAATCGTTTTCATGTTTAAATctgtatattcttttttaatttagaaagatatgaaaataaaggaaagaagtaatgggagacaaagaagaaaaaaacccAAATTTTATACCCTTTCCCTCAATTAGGAAAAATTGTTCCTATTCACTTTCTTCTCtacatctttatttatttcccTATTCTTTACCCCCTTAAACAATGTGTACAAGTTCAATTATGGAGTCCAAttggaaaatatatatatatatatataccccgAGCACACACAATGAAGCTATAGACAGTCAAGTGAAATCCAATACACAAAATACGCACGACGTATTCtatcataacatatatatatatatatatattaagaaaaaggaaattacaTGACccatcatttcttttatattgtttGCTTTTCTACCtcatgttttaaaattttgctttttagctaatctatttttatttttccgatttttcatttttatttttatatgcttttccgtcgatttttttaaaaatatttatatgtttttttatgCTAATCTATATTATCTATTGTTAATTATATACTCTAAatatactcataatatattttaatgatatactatgtatattcaaaatatatcGGTATGAgaatatttgttatattaaagtttatatattttcttggcAATGTCTGTTATGGTGAGAAAAACGGATACTCTCTATATATCTTTATTAtagaaagaatataaaaataattttaaaatttaaacaaagaaaattcgGTGATAcctgaaataaatttattatatacttaatatatattatatactgtatatttttaaaattatattatgttttatattctttagaaaataattctacAAGATAAATTGTCTTGTCTtgggattttattttaaaacctTGTTCCATGGACCTTAACAATTTCATGGTattactgttttttttttttctttctatttgttactattttaattaactctCGAGCAGTAGGTTTCCATATAAAGAAGGTAACTAAATTTAGTTGGTTCAGAGAAGTTAGCTCCAAAAGAAAGTAGGAAAATCTCAAGCCCAAGCTCAAGCTCCTGCATGATTAAATTCATTtgggtattaattaattagagttttttttttgcaaacTTGTTATCTGGATGATA is a genomic window containing:
- the LOC8287646 gene encoding probable disease resistance RPP8-like protein 2, coding for MDVAGLYIGLEDRNSLAVLGKLSNLLIHESVPLLGFEDQLELIESKLREVAAGDYIFYLKNFGDIVRDIEEVIDVLATLADEKRAYIEIFPLFLVVFGFNQRSGDVQASFERGIFLIHCALALNDLIHQYKLKGKLDEIRYEIFSSRRTLRGGGSWRGSLPKELESSETIISPVLEKTIALSNQRDVSPAVRKKARKLRDNFTVLQVCLNYLESKELSEHGMSWVEKICDVSRSAEDVISLFMCGRKDLSKSWKGHNFLNVVSAFDNFNSQKKLGQEVDRINSRLEDIIRSRSDEDLIASAKPTFPRQFAPRRPINKSPPPPPPPCIAGSDSRADTESSTFAASGSSSGNDVFSSLSDEDFDDNEEDVKLPEQTQLKCLGQLVSNLQGDQITKPLLPSFQKEQTQHSTMSSSDDTTIVSTMTSLGDDEQVDITGFEQDADDIMEMLLKDDPNCHTISIVGIEGIGQKEVAKLVYEHPATRNHFPHRAWVPRPLFNDLIEQIVGEKIDIGYYHRYRNGYLHLLNQMFKAKKYLIIIDKVYSTNLWDDIREAFDGLSNGTRVVFITYETNFFFPGQRRTPEVSERNFIYRLHLRNDDESWVLFTRSLKMSIHPDLLKLKRQILRRCGGLPTIIQKLAGQLSEKDATLEEWSSVLEQLSHDKEPWKGALCKINKELPLYLRRCLFYFGLFPQDLEIPERRLIALWVAEGLGRQKGDKESPESVSEKCLMELVDQNVIQVAKKKLNGKIKTCRLPHSLRVHWLSKAKEASFIPDNSSSSSSDSRGIIRRLADHLDPEDPSYNDIHGKGNNSSRYSRYRDVISFLSFDNREGIKAGEDLGNFLDRCICTQSFHFLWVLDLERVYKPKLPKAIGQLIRLRYFGLRSTYLVILPFFIYKLLNLQTLDLKRTHINTIPSSIWKMKKLRHLFLDDSSRSMFLPRPKSSTLVDLQTLWGACLDEESPVKNGLDTLLNIKKLGLKCRISVPPKTEAMSSQLDAIANWILSLKGLQSLRLKSFDESNKPWNLHLDSLSGHVDLCSIYLAGKLKNQHLISEFPKNLIELTLSASGLVEDPMQALDKLPNLKIVILLLGSFIGKRMLCRFGGFPKLEVLKFKKLMQLEEWNVEEGALPSLKDLEIESCSNLKMISAGLRLVSTLREVKLAKMPMIASKIKDHQGEEWNKIAHARNVCIED